One window from the genome of Corynebacterium sp. SCR221107 encodes:
- a CDS encoding carbon-nitrogen hydrolase family protein, with protein MRIALGQISTGKDKLANLALVREAVADASRQGAELIVFPEATMQGFGTGRLDNQAEPPTGEFVAALSTLADEHSLAIVAGIFCPADTIDRDGKTINRVSNTAVACLPGGMIHTYDKIHTYDAFGYAESDTVAAGKDLVTFDYLGITFGLAICYDIRFPQLFRAQARRGAQAILVPTSWADGPGKLEQWQLLTRARALDSTSIIVACDQAQPAEERSGSAPCGIGHSAVIAPDGTVIAEADRQAQVLCVDVEIEEQVRSVRRGLPVLDYPENYL; from the coding sequence ATGCGCATCGCTCTAGGACAAATCTCAACAGGAAAAGATAAACTGGCCAATTTGGCGCTCGTTCGCGAGGCCGTTGCCGATGCCTCCCGCCAAGGCGCGGAACTCATCGTCTTTCCGGAAGCCACCATGCAAGGCTTCGGCACGGGCCGCCTTGACAACCAGGCCGAACCGCCGACCGGCGAATTCGTCGCCGCGCTGAGCACGCTTGCCGACGAGCACAGCCTCGCCATCGTCGCAGGTATCTTTTGCCCCGCCGACACCATCGACCGTGACGGCAAAACCATCAACCGCGTGAGCAACACCGCCGTCGCCTGCCTGCCCGGCGGCATGATCCACACCTACGACAAGATCCACACCTACGATGCTTTCGGCTATGCCGAATCCGACACCGTCGCCGCCGGCAAGGATCTGGTGACCTTCGACTATCTCGGCATCACCTTCGGCCTAGCCATCTGCTACGACATCCGATTCCCGCAGCTATTCCGCGCCCAGGCCAGACGCGGAGCCCAGGCCATCCTGGTGCCCACGAGCTGGGCTGACGGCCCCGGAAAGCTCGAGCAGTGGCAGTTGCTCACCCGAGCGCGGGCGTTGGATTCCACCAGCATCATCGTGGCCTGTGACCAGGCGCAGCCCGCAGAGGAACGCAGTGGCAGCGCGCCGTGTGGCATCGGGCATTCCGCGGTGATCGCCCCCGACGGAACCGTCATCGCTGAGGCCGATAGGCAGGCCCAAGTGCTTTGCGTGGATGTGGAGATCGAGGAGCAAGTGCGCAGCGTGCGGCGTGGCCTGCCCGTGCTCGACTACCCGGAAAACTATCTCTAA
- a CDS encoding winged helix DNA-binding domain-containing protein produces MELSTPELLARRLISQGLARSQARPAFDTPAAAAAGLLAVQGQNYAGGIRALALRSGSSDEEVLAAVDRLEIVRSWPQRGTLHFLAAEDATWLARLLHPRIMNAQAQRQPALGLSPEAVSRAHSSLADALRSETLTRKQCYQVFSAARVDPGAGRGPHLLRYLGTLGVIIQGPRKGKEETFMAVEALGVGKHEEATLEELGSRYVRGHGPASVADLTWWAGITKAQATQALAGLPTASCAGETYYLADWQADVTAKEIRDALDLRLELPAFDEYLLGYANKSTIVPDELRVDVLSSNGLSWPWIMQGGVGVASLRKK; encoded by the coding sequence GTGGAACTTAGCACCCCCGAGCTGCTCGCACGCAGGCTCATCAGCCAGGGACTCGCCCGCAGCCAGGCCCGCCCCGCATTCGACACCCCCGCCGCAGCCGCCGCCGGGCTGCTTGCCGTGCAAGGCCAAAACTATGCCGGCGGCATCCGCGCGCTAGCGCTGCGTTCGGGGTCCAGCGACGAGGAGGTGCTCGCCGCCGTCGACCGCCTAGAGATCGTTCGTTCCTGGCCACAGCGTGGCACGCTGCACTTTCTTGCCGCCGAAGACGCCACCTGGCTCGCGCGCCTGCTGCACCCCCGCATCATGAACGCGCAGGCCCAGCGCCAGCCCGCGCTCGGACTAAGCCCCGAGGCGGTTTCCCGCGCCCATTCTTCGCTTGCCGACGCCCTCCGGTCCGAAACCCTCACCCGCAAGCAGTGCTACCAGGTCTTTTCCGCCGCCAGGGTCGACCCCGGCGCCGGCCGCGGCCCGCATCTTTTGCGCTACCTCGGCACCTTGGGCGTTATTATCCAAGGACCCCGGAAGGGCAAGGAGGAAACGTTTATGGCGGTGGAGGCTTTAGGCGTCGGCAAGCACGAGGAAGCAACGCTGGAGGAGCTAGGAAGCCGCTACGTGCGCGGACACGGACCGGCCAGTGTTGCCGACCTCACCTGGTGGGCGGGGATCACCAAGGCGCAGGCCACCCAGGCGCTCGCGGGCCTACCCACCGCATCATGCGCGGGCGAGACCTACTACCTTGCGGATTGGCAGGCCGACGTCACGGCAAAAGAGATCCGCGACGCCCTCGACCTACGCTTGGAGCTGCCCGCCTTCGACGAATACCTGTTGGGCTACGCCAACAAGTCCACCATCGTGCCCGACGAGCTCCGCGTCGACGTCCTCTCCAGCAACGGGCTCTCGTGGCCGTGGATCATGCAGGGCGGCGTCGGCGTGGCCAGCCTGCGCAAGAAATAG
- a CDS encoding zinc-dependent alcohol dehydrogenase: MSTIDLPERFSGAVVEGFGQELAIKEVDLPTPGPHQALVKLLASGICHTDLHAAQGDWPVKPEPPFIPGHEGVGEVVSLGPGEHEVGIGDLVGNVWLWSACGVCEHCRTGWETLCNQAEYGGYTVDGSFGQYMLVDTRYCARIPEGSDPLEVAPILCAGVTVYKGLKVTETRPGQFVVISGVGGLGHIAVQYAVAMGMRVIAVDIAEDKLALARKHGAEFTVNARENDPAEAVTAYTGGGAHGVLVTAVHPQAFGQAIGMARKGGTIVFNGLPPGDFPAPIFDIVFKALTIRGSLVGTRQDLEEALDFYARGKIHPTVHECKLDDVNSVFDDLEHGRIDGRMAIRY, from the coding sequence ATGAGCACCATCGACCTGCCGGAGCGCTTTAGCGGCGCCGTCGTCGAAGGATTTGGCCAAGAGCTTGCCATCAAGGAAGTCGACCTGCCCACCCCAGGCCCTCACCAGGCCCTGGTGAAACTCCTTGCCTCCGGCATCTGCCACACCGACCTGCATGCCGCCCAGGGTGACTGGCCGGTCAAGCCGGAACCGCCGTTCATTCCCGGCCACGAAGGCGTGGGCGAGGTTGTGTCCCTAGGGCCCGGCGAGCATGAAGTGGGCATCGGCGACCTTGTCGGAAACGTGTGGCTATGGTCAGCCTGCGGCGTGTGTGAGCACTGCCGCACCGGTTGGGAAACCCTGTGCAACCAGGCGGAATACGGTGGTTACACCGTAGACGGCTCCTTCGGGCAGTACATGCTGGTAGACACTCGCTACTGCGCGCGCATCCCCGAAGGTTCCGATCCGCTGGAGGTCGCCCCGATCCTGTGCGCCGGGGTGACGGTGTACAAGGGACTGAAGGTCACCGAGACCCGCCCGGGGCAGTTCGTGGTCATCTCCGGTGTGGGCGGTCTCGGCCACATCGCGGTTCAATACGCGGTCGCGATGGGCATGCGGGTTATCGCCGTCGACATTGCCGAGGACAAGCTCGCCCTTGCCCGCAAGCATGGCGCGGAATTCACCGTCAACGCCCGCGAGAACGACCCTGCGGAGGCGGTGACCGCCTACACGGGCGGCGGCGCCCACGGTGTGCTGGTCACCGCGGTGCATCCGCAGGCCTTTGGCCAGGCGATCGGCATGGCGCGCAAGGGCGGCACCATCGTCTTCAACGGCCTGCCACCGGGGGACTTCCCGGCGCCGATCTTCGACATCGTGTTTAAGGCGCTGACGATTCGCGGCTCGCTGGTGGGTACCCGCCAGGATCTCGAGGAGGCCCTCGACTTCTACGCCCGCGGTAAGATTCACCCAACGGTGCACGAATGCAAGCTTGACGACGTCAACAGCGTGTTCGACGATCTCGAACACGGCCGCATCGACGGCCGCATGGCGATCCGCTACTAG
- a CDS encoding DUF1707 SHOCT-like domain-containing protein, translated as MSEDSSIRIGNKDREQALEMLGRYVSGGHLSIQEFDERSARASAATFRSDLDILFIDLPPLPDTAELARQSALIAKAKKAHRVGTLATTVSTVVFVVAIVLMVTVSYYFWITFVVVPPLVALVRSRCALSAKEQHEYRKLEGRKQ; from the coding sequence GTGAGCGAGGATTCGAGCATCCGCATTGGAAACAAGGACCGCGAGCAGGCGCTAGAGATGCTCGGGCGCTATGTCTCGGGGGGACACCTAAGCATCCAGGAGTTTGACGAACGCAGCGCCCGCGCGAGCGCGGCCACCTTTCGCAGCGACTTGGACATTCTCTTCATCGATCTTCCACCGCTTCCCGATACTGCGGAACTGGCCCGACAGTCGGCGTTGATCGCCAAGGCGAAGAAGGCGCACCGGGTGGGAACGCTTGCCACGACCGTGAGCACGGTGGTGTTTGTGGTGGCGATCGTCCTCATGGTGACCGTTAGCTATTACTTCTGGATCACCTTCGTTGTCGTTCCACCGCTGGTAGCGCTCGTGCGCAGTCGCTGTGCACTGTCCGCGAAGGAGCAGCATGAGTATCGAAAGTTGGAGGGGCGCAAGCAGTAG
- a CDS encoding 2-polyprenylphenol hydroxylase, with the protein MTTSQQRAVADALTRNREELATVAFNVFFSASASARTRIRATPAIADALSMLARSCDDEGNVPAEVEKRFLQRATTLCAHGLLVEDVASLSEAAHRGMLVAAGAQPFEAVLPVERALAQLTRTVVSRLQVFPPKPAARAEVVQIERRTRRLSVVRLQADGPVAYEAGQAVSISLPILPGTIEYHYPAIPSNEHGQIEFHIFHDPFAPGAQPDSLAALLAATGVGDVWQVGPPHGEEGGFVLDKKRETLLIAHGSGLAPIRSVLLDRLMKGPHNRTHLFLSADYPGELYDLVGLWQIAGSSPWLSVSPVSRFDEDAWWVNPTEHAQPPRGLHLRTTGEVAQVVAGFGAWADRDVLIAGPRAVVSASVGALRDAGTPRGHIQTRVIEQPELWTMPAESQHRAG; encoded by the coding sequence GTGACTACCTCGCAGCAACGCGCGGTGGCGGACGCACTCACGCGCAACCGTGAGGAATTAGCCACTGTTGCCTTCAACGTCTTTTTTTCTGCTTCGGCTAGCGCGCGCACGCGTATCCGCGCCACCCCTGCCATCGCGGACGCGTTGAGTATGTTGGCACGCAGTTGTGACGATGAGGGAAACGTGCCTGCGGAAGTCGAAAAGCGCTTTTTGCAGCGCGCGACAACCTTGTGCGCGCATGGGCTACTGGTTGAGGATGTGGCCTCACTGTCAGAGGCCGCGCACCGAGGCATGTTGGTGGCAGCGGGCGCACAGCCGTTCGAGGCCGTCTTGCCGGTCGAGCGCGCCTTGGCGCAGTTAACGCGCACCGTAGTTTCACGGCTACAGGTTTTCCCGCCGAAGCCGGCTGCACGGGCGGAGGTAGTCCAGATCGAGCGCAGGACTCGGCGGTTGAGTGTGGTCCGACTGCAGGCCGACGGCCCGGTGGCATATGAGGCGGGCCAAGCCGTAAGTATCAGCTTGCCTATTTTGCCTGGAACCATCGAATACCACTACCCCGCGATCCCCTCGAATGAACATGGTCAGATAGAGTTTCACATCTTCCACGATCCGTTTGCCCCCGGCGCGCAACCGGATTCCTTGGCAGCGCTGCTGGCAGCAACTGGGGTCGGCGATGTTTGGCAGGTCGGGCCTCCTCACGGCGAGGAGGGTGGCTTCGTGCTGGATAAGAAGCGCGAGACGTTACTGATCGCCCACGGTTCGGGGCTTGCTCCCATCCGGTCGGTCTTGCTCGATCGGCTCATGAAAGGCCCACACAACCGCACGCATCTTTTTCTTTCCGCCGACTACCCCGGCGAGCTTTATGACCTTGTGGGTTTGTGGCAGATCGCGGGTTCTTCGCCGTGGCTATCGGTCTCGCCGGTCAGCCGATTCGATGAGGATGCCTGGTGGGTGAACCCCACCGAGCATGCGCAGCCACCGCGCGGGCTACACCTGCGCACAACGGGTGAGGTGGCCCAGGTCGTGGCCGGATTCGGCGCGTGGGCGGATCGGGACGTCCTCATCGCGGGGCCGCGTGCGGTGGTCAGTGCGAGTGTGGGGGCACTCCGCGATGCTGGCACGCCCCGCGGGCACATCCAAACCCGGGTCATAGAGCAGCCGGAGTTGTGGACCATGCCGGCGGAATCCCAGCATCGCGCGGGTTAG
- a CDS encoding HNH endonuclease signature motif containing protein: MTLLESYMAAVASPVALLGEVFQQDRPLAELGMEESEATWLHGLAEVYFGKTKFTRRQRNAVTSLRRKGHSLSHLRLLEDRVRQVKGADYQWQLRLSMLQAPLGTIKQFKALLNKRTKEVKAQANPSRPPKPLSVTARPHGPSSITLTGEPALVRAMAEALREVPDPLAEIVNHGVSSPATSPDAPQGEDDGAEVQIARVGADVIVHPIVQIPLEVSDRVLMRPDGEVMLKRSDGVEISAIDFMRSKISPEWGFVLLHPVEGPVELGRGYRLASHKQRIMLMGESATCQFGDCDKPAEECQVHHIHPWKHGGVTDPKNLTLLCAAHNRMNNDDFGKPKPWGYVERVPGGFRRVYRETRPHAA, from the coding sequence ATGACACTACTTGAGAGTTACATGGCGGCTGTGGCCTCACCGGTGGCGTTGTTGGGTGAGGTTTTTCAGCAGGACAGACCCCTTGCCGAATTGGGGATGGAGGAATCGGAGGCTACGTGGCTGCATGGTCTAGCCGAAGTCTATTTCGGGAAGACGAAATTTACCCGCCGTCAAAGAAACGCCGTGACCTCCTTAAGGCGCAAGGGGCATAGCTTGTCCCATCTGCGGCTTTTGGAAGATAGGGTGCGCCAGGTCAAGGGGGCGGACTATCAATGGCAGCTGCGCCTGAGCATGCTTCAAGCCCCTCTTGGCACCATCAAACAGTTCAAGGCGCTGCTCAATAAGCGCACCAAGGAGGTCAAGGCTCAAGCGAATCCGTCGCGCCCACCGAAACCGCTGTCGGTTACCGCCCGCCCGCACGGCCCCTCCAGCATTACCTTGACCGGTGAGCCTGCACTGGTTAGGGCCATGGCTGAGGCGCTCAGGGAAGTGCCTGACCCACTTGCTGAGATCGTCAACCATGGGGTCTCTAGTCCCGCAACCTCGCCGGATGCGCCACAAGGCGAAGATGATGGCGCCGAGGTGCAGATCGCCCGGGTGGGGGCGGACGTCATTGTGCACCCTATCGTGCAGATCCCCCTCGAGGTAAGTGATCGGGTGTTGATGCGCCCTGATGGGGAGGTCATGCTGAAGCGCAGTGACGGGGTGGAGATCAGTGCCATCGATTTCATGAGATCAAAGATCTCCCCTGAGTGGGGCTTCGTACTCCTTCACCCGGTCGAAGGTCCCGTCGAACTGGGCAGGGGTTACCGCCTCGCTAGCCATAAACAGCGGATCATGCTCATGGGTGAATCGGCGACATGTCAATTCGGTGACTGCGATAAACCGGCCGAGGAGTGTCAAGTCCACCACATTCATCCCTGGAAGCACGGCGGAGTGACCGATCCCAAGAACCTTACCTTGCTGTGTGCCGCACACAACCGCATGAATAATGACGACTTCGGAAAACCCAAACCATGGGGATATGTCGAGAGGGTTCCCGGCGGATTCCGCCGCGTGTATCGTGAAACCCGCCCGCACGCTGCCTAG
- a CDS encoding trimeric intracellular cation channel family protein, producing the protein MSDVDPLILTLYKSFDLIGVVLNGIIGGTIARQRNFDFVGFVFLALFSALGGGMLRDVLMQKGTAAAIADPTYLLLAIAGAAFALLTHLKGKAWEYFKVHGDSIILGVWSVTGCVKALNFDMPLTSAVFMGVITAVGGGMIRDVVMGEVPGIFGGGPLYAVPALVSACSMVAFHVGGLDAAGMIISPIVGAGLAIVSYWRGWVLFRSSEWAPVNMTARQLRVLVRRSEYKGWIRGRDSRRVKSGEFD; encoded by the coding sequence GTGTCCGACGTAGATCCCCTGATCTTGACCTTGTATAAGTCCTTCGACCTCATTGGCGTGGTGCTCAATGGAATAATTGGCGGCACCATTGCCCGCCAGCGCAACTTTGACTTCGTGGGCTTCGTCTTTCTGGCGCTGTTTTCCGCCTTGGGTGGTGGCATGCTGCGCGACGTTCTCATGCAGAAGGGAACCGCCGCGGCGATCGCCGATCCGACCTACCTCCTGCTTGCCATCGCCGGGGCCGCCTTTGCGCTGCTGACGCACCTGAAGGGCAAGGCGTGGGAATACTTCAAGGTGCACGGGGATTCCATCATCTTGGGTGTGTGGTCAGTGACCGGGTGTGTCAAAGCATTGAACTTCGACATGCCGCTGACCTCCGCGGTGTTTATGGGGGTGATCACAGCGGTCGGTGGCGGCATGATCCGCGACGTGGTGATGGGGGAGGTTCCCGGCATCTTCGGCGGCGGGCCGCTCTATGCGGTCCCGGCCTTGGTTAGCGCTTGCTCCATGGTGGCGTTCCATGTCGGTGGGCTTGACGCGGCCGGCATGATTATCTCGCCGATTGTGGGTGCTGGCCTAGCGATCGTGAGTTACTGGCGGGGCTGGGTCCTGTTCCGAAGCTCCGAGTGGGCGCCGGTGAATATGACGGCACGGCAGTTGCGGGTATTGGTGCGCCGATCGGAATACAAGGGATGGATTCGGGGCAGGGATTCGCGGCGCGTGAAGTCGGGGGAATTCGACTGA
- a CDS encoding MmcQ/YjbR family DNA-binding protein has protein sequence MDLFAIASEHAAQLPVATLTHPFGEGWDVYRVKDKVFCLLSHPETNPQRVPMVIVKALPEEGARLRERYAEITPGYHMNKVHWNSIVSGPSITPELLKDLITDSYLAVVAALPARLQPVDPQRHGLRQFGEGF, from the coding sequence ATGGATCTTTTCGCCATCGCCAGCGAACACGCGGCACAGCTGCCGGTGGCCACGCTCACCCACCCCTTCGGTGAGGGCTGGGACGTCTACCGCGTCAAGGACAAGGTCTTTTGCCTGCTCAGCCACCCTGAAACGAACCCGCAACGGGTACCAATGGTGATAGTCAAGGCGCTGCCCGAGGAGGGCGCGCGCCTGCGCGAGCGCTACGCGGAGATCACGCCCGGCTACCACATGAACAAGGTGCACTGGAACTCCATCGTTTCCGGACCCAGCATCACGCCCGAGTTACTCAAGGATCTCATCACCGACTCCTACCTCGCGGTAGTCGCAGCCCTGCCCGCGCGCCTACAGCCGGTGGACCCGCAGCGCCACGGGCTGCGCCAGTTCGGCGAAGGCTTCTAG
- a CDS encoding LLM class flavin-dependent oxidoreductase: MKSFGFLSFGHHAIGSQQGPDARQTLKEAVEIAVAADEIGVNNASFRVHHFAPQASAPIPLLAAIAARTQHIEVGTGVIDMRYENPLYLAEELGVLDLLSDGRLAIGVSRGSPEPALRGWEAFGYTAQAPNGADMAREKFLRLLEAVDGYGVATAAPAEQQYPRLYHPGAALPVFPYSEGLRQRIWWGSGTNASAVQAAQDGVNLMSSTLVSEADGRSLGELQAEQIADYRSAWTQAGHEWTPRVSVSRSIFPIVDDTSRRLFGLQGESRDQIGSLGEGTQVTFGRTYADEPDKLIEQLKADPAIQAADTLLLTIPNTAGVDINVKLLSDFAHYVAPALGWEPSH; this comes from the coding sequence ATGAAATCATTTGGATTCCTTTCCTTCGGGCACCACGCCATCGGCAGCCAGCAAGGCCCCGACGCGCGCCAAACCCTCAAAGAGGCCGTGGAGATCGCCGTCGCCGCCGACGAGATCGGCGTGAACAACGCCAGCTTCCGCGTCCACCACTTCGCACCCCAGGCCTCAGCCCCCATCCCGCTGCTGGCGGCCATCGCCGCACGCACCCAGCACATTGAGGTGGGCACCGGCGTCATCGACATGCGCTACGAAAACCCGCTTTACCTCGCCGAGGAGCTTGGCGTACTCGATTTGCTTTCCGACGGCAGGCTCGCCATCGGCGTGTCCCGGGGATCCCCCGAACCAGCACTACGCGGCTGGGAGGCCTTCGGCTACACCGCGCAAGCACCCAACGGGGCCGACATGGCACGCGAGAAATTCCTGCGACTCCTAGAAGCCGTCGACGGCTACGGCGTGGCCACCGCGGCACCTGCCGAACAGCAATACCCACGCCTGTACCACCCGGGGGCAGCATTGCCGGTGTTCCCCTACTCCGAGGGGCTGCGCCAGCGCATCTGGTGGGGCTCTGGCACCAACGCCTCAGCGGTTCAGGCAGCCCAGGACGGAGTCAACCTCATGAGTTCCACGCTCGTGAGCGAAGCCGATGGGCGCAGCCTCGGCGAGCTGCAGGCCGAGCAGATCGCCGACTACCGCTCAGCCTGGACCCAAGCTGGACATGAGTGGACCCCGCGAGTGTCGGTGTCCCGTTCGATTTTCCCGATCGTCGACGACACCTCCCGACGCCTATTCGGCCTCCAAGGCGAAAGCCGCGACCAGATCGGATCCCTTGGCGAGGGCACACAGGTCACCTTCGGGCGCACGTACGCAGACGAGCCCGACAAGTTGATCGAACAACTCAAGGCCGACCCCGCAATCCAGGCGGCCGACACCTTGCTGCTTACCATCCCGAACACCGCGGGCGTGGACATCAACGTCAAGCTACTTTCGGACTTCGCACACTACGTGGCACCGGCTCTCGGGTGGGAGCCCTCCCACTAA
- a CDS encoding alpha/beta hydrolase: MSFYPLSSVGLRQAADLAFGGSGSLFDSQIRARQQWEEDFSSFSSVAFEAAFGRFGSYLAGLSQPASALDRIGQILQLTAVAQQELETHLVRVQAVGARLSPGQEAVDSNPFINAIIDELRVLGRALDRACAEAIELAIDVCTPQASSRALSLADNADSSVEEIHRVNLAVAPPIVREKLRSYPQATLLEVGPDTAVVAFGNVDEASEVITMVAGVGSSAPGSFDGEVGRAQRLHQQTGAATVMWLGYRAPASVPVALAAEPARTGGTALREFQASLAARNPHAYRVVAGHSYGSTVAGYAASDPGLDADALVLLGSPGIPGTPILKSADPKLVAALGDKDPIGVVGTNHSAIHGIDPAAVGSGFERWRLAGDHSGYVDDPVFVGKLIGLMGK; this comes from the coding sequence ATGAGCTTTTATCCCCTGTCCTCAGTCGGGCTAAGGCAGGCCGCCGACTTAGCCTTCGGTGGTTCGGGAAGCCTGTTCGACTCCCAAATCCGCGCACGCCAGCAATGGGAGGAGGACTTTTCCTCTTTTTCCTCCGTTGCCTTCGAGGCGGCCTTCGGGCGTTTCGGCAGCTATCTGGCCGGTTTGAGCCAACCCGCCAGCGCGCTGGATCGCATCGGGCAGATCCTGCAGCTTACGGCTGTCGCGCAGCAGGAGTTGGAGACGCACCTTGTGCGGGTGCAGGCGGTGGGGGCGCGGTTGTCGCCGGGACAAGAAGCAGTTGACTCCAACCCCTTTATTAACGCAATCATCGATGAGCTTCGGGTCTTGGGGCGCGCGCTCGACCGGGCTTGCGCGGAAGCCATTGAGCTCGCCATCGACGTCTGCACCCCGCAGGCCAGCTCCCGAGCCCTCTCCTTAGCGGACAACGCAGACTCCAGCGTGGAGGAGATCCACCGAGTCAACCTCGCGGTAGCCCCACCGATCGTGCGCGAGAAGCTGCGCTCCTATCCGCAGGCCACGCTCCTTGAAGTCGGGCCCGATACCGCGGTGGTTGCCTTTGGCAACGTCGATGAGGCCTCGGAGGTGATCACGATGGTCGCGGGGGTGGGGTCGAGTGCGCCCGGGTCTTTCGACGGTGAGGTCGGCAGGGCGCAGCGCCTGCATCAGCAAACCGGAGCCGCTACGGTCATGTGGTTGGGATACCGAGCACCCGCCAGCGTTCCGGTGGCGCTCGCGGCCGAGCCCGCGCGCACCGGGGGAACGGCGCTGCGGGAGTTTCAGGCAAGCCTCGCTGCCCGTAATCCTCACGCCTACCGGGTGGTGGCCGGGCATTCCTATGGCTCCACCGTGGCGGGCTATGCGGCAAGCGACCCCGGCTTGGATGCCGATGCGCTTGTATTGTTGGGCAGCCCCGGCATCCCGGGCACCCCCATTTTGAAGTCTGCGGATCCGAAATTGGTGGCTGCGCTGGGCGATAAGGATCCCATCGGGGTCGTCGGCACGAACCACTCCGCCATTCATGGCATCGACCCTGCGGCGGTGGGTTCGGGTTTCGAGCGCTGGCGGCTGGCTGGGGACCACTCGGGGTATGTGGATGATCCGGTGTTCGTCGGAAAGCTTATCGGCTTGATGGGGAAATAA
- the exaC gene encoding acetaldehyde dehydrogenase ExaC: MTVYANPGTEGSIVNYRDRYDNFIGGQWVPPVDGRYMDNITPVTGEVFCQVARSSAADVELALDAAHAAKDSWGRTSPAERATILNKIADRIEEHLEEIAVAETWENGKAVRETLAADIPLTVDHYRYFASAIRTQESRTSQIDENTVAYHFHEPIGVVGQIIPWNFPILMSAWKLAPALAAGNCVVLKPAEQTPASILYLIDIIGDLLPPGVLNVVNGLGEEAGAALSGSNRIGKIAFTGSTEVGKIINKAAADKIIPVTLELGGKSPSIFFPDIMEYDDAFRDKCVEGLAMFALNQGEVCTCPSRALVHESIAEEFLALGVERVKKIKLGNPLDTETQMGAQASQEQMNKISSYLEIGPAEGAELLTGGHVNKIEGLDGGYFIEPTVFRGTNDMRIFREEIFGPVLSVATFKDFDEAIRIANDTNYGLGAGVWTRHQNTAYRAGRAIQAGRVWVNQWHNYPAHAAFGGYKESGIGRETHLMMLDHYQQTKNLLVSYDENATGLF, encoded by the coding sequence ATGACCGTTTACGCAAATCCGGGAACTGAAGGATCGATCGTCAACTATCGCGATCGCTATGACAACTTCATCGGTGGCCAGTGGGTGCCTCCAGTGGACGGGCGGTACATGGACAACATCACGCCGGTCACCGGCGAGGTGTTCTGCCAGGTGGCACGATCCAGCGCGGCAGATGTCGAGCTCGCCCTCGACGCCGCGCACGCCGCCAAGGATTCCTGGGGGCGCACGTCGCCCGCCGAGCGCGCCACCATTCTCAACAAGATTGCCGATCGCATCGAGGAACACCTCGAGGAGATCGCCGTCGCCGAAACCTGGGAGAACGGCAAGGCCGTGCGCGAGACGCTGGCCGCCGACATCCCGCTGACCGTGGACCACTACCGCTACTTCGCGTCGGCCATCCGCACCCAGGAGTCGCGCACCTCCCAGATCGACGAAAACACCGTCGCCTACCACTTCCACGAGCCCATTGGCGTGGTCGGCCAGATCATCCCGTGGAACTTCCCGATCCTCATGAGCGCCTGGAAGCTCGCCCCTGCGCTGGCCGCAGGCAACTGCGTGGTCCTCAAGCCCGCCGAGCAGACCCCGGCCTCCATCCTCTACCTCATCGACATCATCGGCGACCTCCTGCCGCCGGGCGTGCTCAACGTGGTCAACGGCCTCGGAGAAGAGGCGGGCGCGGCCCTGTCCGGCTCCAACCGCATCGGCAAGATCGCCTTCACCGGCTCCACCGAAGTGGGCAAGATCATCAACAAGGCGGCGGCGGACAAGATCATCCCGGTCACCCTGGAGCTCGGTGGCAAGTCCCCGTCCATCTTCTTCCCCGACATCATGGAGTATGACGACGCCTTCCGCGACAAGTGCGTCGAGGGCCTGGCCATGTTCGCTCTCAACCAGGGCGAGGTCTGCACCTGCCCCTCGCGCGCGCTGGTCCACGAGTCCATCGCCGAAGAGTTCCTGGCCCTTGGCGTGGAGCGCGTCAAGAAGATCAAACTAGGCAACCCGCTCGACACCGAGACCCAGATGGGTGCGCAGGCCTCCCAGGAGCAGATGAACAAGATCTCCTCCTACCTGGAGATTGGCCCCGCCGAGGGTGCGGAGCTGCTCACCGGCGGCCACGTCAACAAGATCGAGGGCCTCGACGGCGGCTACTTCATCGAGCCCACCGTCTTCCGCGGCACCAACGACATGCGCATCTTCCGCGAGGAGATCTTCGGACCAGTCCTTTCCGTCGCTACCTTCAAGGACTTCGACGAGGCCATCCGCATCGCCAATGACACCAACTACGGTCTCGGCGCCGGCGTGTGGACCCGCCACCAAAACACCGCCTACCGCGCAGGCCGGGCCATCCAGGCCGGACGCGTGTGGGTCAATCAGTGGCACAACTACCCGGCGCACGCGGCTTTCGGTGGCTACAAGGAGTCCGGCATCGGCCGTGAGACGCATCTGATGATGCTCGATCACTACCAGCAGACCAAGAACCTGCTCGTTTCCTATGACGAGAACGCCACCGGCCTGTTCTAA